A genomic stretch from Candidatus Brocadiia bacterium includes:
- the rsmH gene encoding 16S rRNA (cytosine(1402)-N(4))-methyltransferase RsmH produces the protein MVHNPVLLNEVAELLNLQPGGVIVDGTVGFGGHFKTLLSRIQPNGRLIGIDQDCEAIAYTQEWLKSFLEQGHEIKSVDLFCDNFSNIGDILGRLKVPGVDGILLDIGVSSYQLDRPERGFSFQSDGPLDMRMNPKADLTAEMVINGYHPNKLIDIFREYGEERWAKRIALNIARAREKGRIETTTQLAGIIERSVPFRGRARIHPATRVFQALRIEVNQELNNLKVFLGIVPKYLNTGGRLGIISFHSLEDRLVKESFRNGKTEGIYRPITKKPVWASEKESYENPRSRSARLRVVERI, from the coding sequence ATGGTACACAATCCAGTATTACTTAACGAGGTTGCGGAGCTTCTTAATCTGCAGCCCGGGGGGGTGATTGTCGACGGAACAGTTGGTTTCGGGGGGCATTTCAAAACTCTACTATCCCGGATTCAGCCCAACGGCCGATTAATCGGAATCGACCAGGATTGCGAGGCGATAGCTTATACCCAGGAATGGTTGAAATCATTTCTGGAACAAGGCCACGAAATAAAATCAGTAGATTTGTTCTGTGACAACTTTTCTAATATAGGCGATATTCTGGGACGGCTCAAGGTACCCGGAGTTGACGGAATTCTGCTTGATATTGGGGTTTCTTCGTACCAGCTGGACCGGCCCGAACGCGGATTCAGTTTCCAGTCGGACGGCCCGCTGGACATGCGGATGAACCCCAAAGCAGACCTGACCGCCGAAATGGTCATCAACGGCTACCATCCGAATAAGCTTATCGATATATTCAGGGAATACGGCGAGGAACGCTGGGCCAAAAGAATCGCCTTGAATATCGCCAGAGCCAGGGAAAAAGGAAGGATTGAAACCACCACACAGCTGGCCGGAATTATCGAGAGGTCCGTGCCTTTCAGGGGGCGGGCTAGGATACATCCGGCTACCCGAGTTTTCCAGGCGCTTCGGATAGAAGTCAATCAAGAGTTAAATAATCTTAAAGTTTTCCTGGGTATTGTGCCGAAATACCTTAATACCGGGGGGCGATTAGGAATTATCAGCTTTCATTCCCTGGAAGACCGATTGGTAAAGGAGTCGTTTAGGAACGGGAAGACAGAGGGTATTTACCGGCCCATCACCAAGAAACCGGTTTGGGCATCGGAAAAGGAATCCTACGAAAATCCGCGTTCACGCAGCGCGAGGTTAAGGGTTGTTGAGAGAATTTGA
- a CDS encoding RluA family pseudouridine synthase has protein sequence MKPIHVDYSHLDPLSITIKKSSLEDYRLDVYLTKRLQEYSRNLIQSLIKKKLITINKRPAKSSHHLNNGDIIDIQLPKLIEPQMKAEKIPLSIIYEDEEMLAINKPPNMVVHPSAGHWEGTLVNALLNHCGVLPEVTRRAGFSDPNIYRPGIVHRLDKDTSGIIIAAKTVQAHFRISSQFEKRTIQKEYLALVEGNINFDSDIIEKPLGRDTKDYKKIVVKKKGEGREALSYYEVRERLISSDKQSFTLVSVFPKTGRTHQIRVHLASIKHPIVCDITYGGKKELTVEGKILLKRQALHAHRITLEHPISRKQMTFTAPLADDISQALKTIKSSR, from the coding sequence ATGAAGCCTATCCATGTCGACTATTCTCACCTTGATCCCCTGTCAATTACCATAAAAAAATCATCCCTTGAAGACTACCGGCTTGACGTGTATTTAACCAAACGCCTTCAAGAATATTCGCGCAACCTGATTCAATCCCTGATAAAGAAAAAGTTGATTACGATTAACAAGCGCCCGGCCAAATCAAGCCACCACCTGAATAACGGTGACATTATTGATATCCAGCTGCCCAAGTTAATAGAACCCCAGATGAAAGCGGAGAAAATTCCTTTGTCCATCATATACGAAGATGAGGAAATGCTTGCTATTAATAAACCGCCCAATATGGTGGTCCATCCTTCAGCCGGTCACTGGGAAGGCACTCTGGTCAACGCACTGCTCAACCACTGCGGCGTCCTGCCTGAAGTAACCCGTCGAGCAGGATTTTCGGACCCAAACATTTACCGCCCGGGAATTGTCCATCGGCTTGATAAAGATACCAGCGGCATTATAATCGCAGCAAAAACAGTCCAGGCGCATTTCAGAATCTCAAGCCAGTTCGAGAAAAGAACAATCCAGAAAGAATACCTGGCTCTGGTTGAGGGAAATATCAATTTTGATTCCGACATTATCGAAAAACCGCTCGGTCGCGACACTAAAGACTACAAGAAAATTGTGGTGAAGAAAAAAGGCGAGGGCAGAGAAGCTTTGTCTTATTACGAGGTCAGGGAAAGACTAATATCTTCCGACAAGCAAAGCTTTACGCTTGTCTCTGTTTTCCCCAAAACCGGACGCACCCACCAAATAAGGGTCCATTTAGCATCCATCAAACATCCGATAGTCTGTGACATTACATACGGCGGTAAAAAAGAACTGACGGTTGAAGGAAAGATTTTACTAAAGCGGCAGGCGCTTCATGCGCACAGGATTACTTTAGAACATCCTATCTCAAGAAAGCAAATGACTTTTACAGCGCCTCTGGCAGATGATATAAGCCAAGCCTTAAAAACCATTAAAAGCAGCCGTTAG
- the gcvT gene encoding glycine cleavage system aminomethyltransferase GcvT, with amino-acid sequence MKKQSSFLFDSGLGKLDPDIQFFAKCEEGRQSSSLLMIASESLCPKPVREALTMVFTNKYAEGYPSLRMAQDERNQVEKEPARYLSFHRRYGDRRFYKGAEFSNFVEVLAQRRAAEIFANPNASVDEIFVNVQSLSGAAANNAVYNAFVVPGDTIMGMSLSYGGHLTHGSPFNRSGRQYKVVPYTVDLNTGKLDYNQIESLALEHKPKIIIAGASAYPWSIDWKRLSEIAHKVPVQVEGLNRQGAVLMADISHPSGLVVAGLFPNPVGLADVSTLTTHKTLCGPRGAIIISTNEEVARRIDFGVFPGEQGGPHMNNIAAKAVSFKIASMPEFKQLQQRIYDNCQVLSKTFEKLGLKLAYGGTDSHLCLIDLDSIKTESGIPLRGDVASNILDLCGITCNKNALPGDETGTRPRGVRFGTTVLSQLGFGKKEMETIAKMVYRVLINIQTFKVISHSGEIVRGKIDQKIMDETRQEVNRLLKVKPVKQEGSDAIAIQGERSEAFIQSLVPINMYEFEIGQVIRTSLMDYSGKVIDKVLLKVINADDYLIKPSKNINQVANYLDKLSDGYIKFDPIDPYRKIEGPVVVKMVKAKISAAKVIDAQNDLSKPYFLGQKALTLGKIVYKAVDKEFKFVPYDGDSRKTAIYEEHLKLTKPNFMVPFAGWTMPLWYTRGSEEHINVRTACGLFDVSHMGKIRITGSYAMRFIDLVTTNYVPKLMPGQSHYSYIFNPDADVMDDVIVYYLAPKDYLLVVNASNAEKIYQWLNAVNKRQVIIDRDNLGCRIEGSVEISKPDWVNVALQGRKSFAVLRKIMLEAWTNSTSKMLKSLGSLKKSHFIEIEIGGFWALVARTGYTGENLGYEIFVKPENAVKFWNLLLEKGAEFGLKVCGLAARDSLRTEAGLPLYGHELNGDHNIMPTQAGYGAFVKRHKPFFVGRTAYLTKEKQITHQIVRFKVVTERARAIKPGDMVLDVDKDVGLVTSCTLVPIIGTTPQQYVQKGLMLIAKKYAIRGTILSIKTKAMQAGDAPAQVKVKGRYTPR; translated from the coding sequence ATGAAAAAACAATCATCTTTTTTATTCGACAGTGGCCTTGGTAAGCTTGATCCGGATATACAATTTTTTGCAAAGTGTGAAGAGGGCAGGCAATCTAGTAGCCTTTTGATGATTGCATCAGAAAGTCTTTGCCCCAAGCCGGTACGCGAGGCTTTGACCATGGTATTCACAAATAAGTATGCTGAAGGATATCCTTCTTTGAGGATGGCGCAGGATGAACGCAATCAAGTAGAAAAGGAGCCGGCGCGGTATTTATCATTCCATCGGAGATATGGGGATCGAAGGTTTTATAAAGGCGCGGAATTTAGCAATTTTGTTGAAGTTCTTGCCCAGCGCCGGGCTGCAGAAATATTTGCTAATCCGAATGCTTCAGTTGACGAAATATTTGTTAATGTTCAATCACTTTCTGGTGCCGCGGCAAATAATGCGGTATATAATGCATTTGTCGTGCCGGGTGACACGATTATGGGGATGTCACTTTCATACGGAGGCCATCTAACTCATGGAAGCCCTTTTAATCGTTCGGGGCGTCAGTACAAAGTTGTTCCGTATACGGTTGATCTTAATACAGGGAAGCTTGATTACAACCAGATCGAAAGCTTGGCTTTGGAGCATAAACCCAAGATTATTATTGCCGGCGCAAGCGCATATCCCTGGAGTATTGATTGGAAAAGGTTATCCGAAATCGCACATAAAGTGCCGGTGCAGGTCGAAGGACTGAACAGGCAAGGTGCAGTCCTGATGGCCGACATATCTCATCCTTCTGGGCTTGTCGTGGCCGGACTCTTTCCTAATCCGGTGGGGTTAGCAGATGTTTCTACCCTAACTACACATAAAACACTTTGCGGTCCGCGCGGGGCTATTATTATCTCTACTAATGAAGAAGTGGCCCGCCGGATTGATTTTGGTGTGTTTCCAGGGGAACAGGGTGGTCCGCATATGAATAATATTGCCGCTAAAGCGGTTAGCTTTAAAATAGCCTCAATGCCGGAATTTAAACAATTGCAACAACGAATTTATGATAATTGCCAGGTATTATCAAAAACATTTGAAAAGTTGGGATTAAAACTTGCTTATGGCGGAACTGATTCTCACCTGTGCTTAATAGACCTGGATAGTATTAAAACGGAATCAGGCATTCCGCTCAGGGGCGATGTGGCATCAAACATTTTGGATCTTTGTGGGATTACCTGTAATAAAAACGCTCTCCCGGGCGATGAAACCGGTACCAGGCCTCGTGGCGTTAGGTTTGGAACGACGGTTCTTTCACAGCTTGGGTTCGGTAAAAAGGAAATGGAAACTATCGCTAAAATGGTTTACCGAGTGTTGATTAATATTCAAACATTCAAAGTTATCAGCCACAGCGGTGAAATTGTCCGGGGAAAGATTGACCAGAAAATAATGGATGAAACGCGTCAGGAGGTTAACAGGCTTCTAAAAGTAAAGCCGGTTAAGCAAGAAGGTTCTGACGCTATAGCGATTCAGGGAGAACGTTCTGAGGCATTTATTCAATCGCTGGTGCCTATTAATATGTATGAGTTTGAAATTGGGCAGGTTATCAGGACATCATTAATGGATTATAGCGGCAAAGTCATTGATAAAGTGCTCCTGAAAGTAATTAATGCTGATGATTATCTGATAAAGCCTTCGAAAAATATCAATCAAGTCGCTAATTATCTGGATAAACTTTCAGACGGATATATTAAATTCGACCCAATTGACCCTTACCGTAAAATTGAAGGACCGGTTGTGGTTAAAATGGTTAAAGCTAAAATAAGCGCAGCTAAAGTGATAGATGCGCAGAATGATTTGTCTAAACCATATTTCTTGGGGCAAAAAGCATTAACCTTAGGTAAGATTGTGTATAAGGCAGTAGATAAGGAATTCAAGTTTGTTCCTTACGATGGCGATTCTAGAAAAACAGCCATTTATGAAGAGCACCTTAAACTTACCAAGCCGAATTTTATGGTGCCTTTTGCCGGTTGGACAATGCCTCTCTGGTATACCAGGGGAAGTGAAGAACATATTAATGTCAGAACCGCCTGCGGTTTGTTTGATGTTTCTCATATGGGCAAGATCAGGATTACCGGTTCATATGCCATGAGATTCATTGACTTGGTAACAACCAACTATGTGCCGAAACTAATGCCTGGACAGTCGCATTACTCGTATATTTTTAATCCTGATGCTGATGTGATGGATGATGTTATTGTTTATTACCTTGCGCCGAAAGATTATCTTTTGGTTGTTAATGCGTCCAATGCTGAAAAAATATACCAGTGGCTTAACGCCGTTAATAAACGCCAGGTTATAATCGACCGTGATAATTTAGGGTGCCGGATAGAGGGCAGTGTGGAAATCAGCAAGCCTGATTGGGTTAATGTAGCATTGCAGGGCAGGAAATCATTTGCTGTCTTGCGGAAGATAATGCTGGAAGCTTGGACAAACTCGACCAGCAAGATGTTAAAATCACTTGGCTCTCTGAAAAAATCACACTTCATTGAGATAGAAATAGGTGGTTTCTGGGCGTTGGTAGCCCGTACCGGTTATACCGGTGAGAATTTAGGATATGAAATATTTGTTAAACCGGAGAATGCGGTAAAATTCTGGAATTTGTTGCTGGAAAAAGGCGCTGAATTTGGGTTGAAGGTCTGTGGTCTAGCTGCACGAGATTCACTTCGGACAGAAGCTGGTTTGCCGCTTTACGGCCACGAGCTCAACGGCGACCATAACATCATGCCGACACAAGCTGGATACGGGGCATTTGTTAAAAGGCATAAACCTTTCTTTGTCGGTCGAACGGCATACTTAACTAAAGAGAAACAGATTACCCATCAGATAGTCAGGTTTAAGGTTGTGACTGAACGGGCCAGGGCTATAAAACCTGGGGATATGGTGTTGGATGTTGATAAGGATGTTGGTTTGGTTACCAGTTGCACGCTGGTTCCGATAATCGGGACGACACCCCAGCAGTATGTCCAGAAGGGCTTGATGCTTATTGCAAAGAAATACGCGATTAGAGGAACTATTTTGAGCATTAAGACCAAGGCTATGCAAGCTGGCGATGCTCCAGCCCAGGTAAAAGTCAAAGGTAGATATACGCCCAGATAA
- a CDS encoding bifunctional oligoribonuclease/PAP phosphatase NrnA, whose product MKLAKEILDVIRKNKRFLITTHARCDGDALGSELALAQMLRLMKKSASIINTGGTPKELLFMPWVKKVRQFKPGTKLNSNYDVIIVLDSGGLDRLEELAEPIKELIRKGTIVINIDHHQENDLFGDINWTDPSRAASGEIVYQIILASGVKIDKNMATNIYVSLDTDTGHFVFSSTTPESHYIAGEMIKKGIDLSYIFNSMHANKSIPGTRLYIDCLERIKLDFNNQIAWSVLTRQMYKKFKTEPADSQEYLSVLRAIKDVKVALLFRESHDNPLKIKLSVRAKPPINADRLMAHFGGGGHNRAAGATLKPPMDKAIKKVIEYIKGVLKNKTR is encoded by the coding sequence ATGAAGCTGGCGAAAGAAATACTAGATGTTATAAGGAAAAACAAACGGTTTTTAATAACCACCCACGCGCGTTGCGACGGGGATGCCTTAGGCTCAGAGCTTGCATTAGCCCAAATGCTCCGCCTAATGAAAAAATCGGCCAGCATAATCAATACCGGGGGCACCCCTAAAGAATTACTGTTCATGCCTTGGGTAAAAAAAGTCCGCCAATTTAAACCAGGAACTAAATTAAACTCTAATTATGATGTTATCATTGTCCTAGATTCAGGGGGATTAGACAGACTTGAAGAATTGGCAGAACCTATAAAAGAACTCATCCGCAAGGGCACGATTGTCATCAATATCGACCATCACCAGGAAAACGATCTTTTTGGCGACATTAACTGGACTGATCCTTCACGCGCCGCATCGGGAGAAATCGTTTACCAAATTATTTTAGCTTCAGGGGTTAAAATCGACAAGAATATGGCCACTAACATTTACGTTTCTCTCGATACTGATACCGGCCATTTTGTATTTTCGTCAACTACCCCAGAAAGCCATTATATAGCCGGGGAAATGATAAAAAAGGGTATAGACCTTTCCTATATTTTTAACAGCATGCATGCTAATAAAAGCATCCCTGGAACGCGTCTTTATATAGATTGCCTCGAACGCATAAAACTAGATTTTAATAACCAAATTGCATGGTCTGTCTTAACCCGACAGATGTATAAAAAATTCAAAACCGAACCGGCCGACTCACAAGAGTACTTGTCCGTTTTAAGAGCAATTAAAGATGTCAAGGTTGCATTACTTTTTAGAGAAAGCCATGATAATCCCTTAAAAATAAAGCTTAGTGTGCGTGCGAAACCTCCAATAAATGCTGATAGATTAATGGCTCATTTCGGCGGTGGAGGCCACAATAGAGCCGCTGGAGCAACATTAAAACCACCTATGGATAAGGCCATTAAAAAAGTAATTGAATATATAAAGGGTGTGTTAAAAAATAAGACAAGATGA
- a CDS encoding twin-arginine translocase TatA/TatE family subunit has product MLNNIGAQELLIIFLILVFLFGASKLPSLARGLGKSVKEFKKGMNEEEDKPQTKDEPTIPPATT; this is encoded by the coding sequence ATGCTTAATAATATCGGGGCTCAAGAATTGCTTATTATTTTTTTGATTCTAGTTTTTCTTTTTGGCGCTAGTAAGCTCCCCTCGCTGGCCCGGGGATTAGGTAAGTCAGTGAAAGAATTTAAAAAAGGGATGAACGAAGAGGAAGATAAACCTCAAACCAAGGATGAGCCAACTATACCTCCGGCAACGACATAG
- the rfbB gene encoding dTDP-glucose 4,6-dehydratase — translation MKILVTGGCGFIGSNFIHFMLNKYKDVSITNLDLLTYAGNLENLKDIKKSSRYRFIKGNITDGKIVNKILAGGIDVIINFAAESHVDRSLYHPAVFLNTNILGTQVLIEAARQFKIKRYIQISTDEVYGSLKKKDKPFTEKSPLDASSTYSASKASADLLVKAYEKTFGYAAIITRGTNNYGPYQFPEKVIPLFISNTLENKQLPLYGDGKNIRDWLYVEDHCRAIDCVMRHGKLGEIYNIAGQSGKTNLEVTKTILQALKKPESLITFIKDRPGHDRRYALDISKIKKQLGWQPKYRFEDGIRQTINWYLKNKDWWKRIKTGEYLKFYKVHYGKP, via the coding sequence ATGAAAATTCTTGTCACGGGCGGCTGCGGATTCATCGGTTCCAACTTTATCCATTTCATGCTTAATAAGTATAAAGACGTCTCCATCACCAATTTAGACCTCTTGACTTATGCTGGTAATTTAGAAAACCTGAAAGATATAAAAAAATCTAGCCGCTATAGATTTATCAAGGGTAATATTACTGACGGCAAAATAGTCAATAAGATACTAGCCGGCGGGATAGATGTGATAATAAATTTCGCGGCCGAATCCCATGTCGACCGCAGCTTGTACCATCCGGCCGTTTTCTTAAACACCAATATTTTAGGCACCCAGGTACTCATTGAAGCCGCACGCCAGTTCAAAATAAAACGGTATATCCAAATTTCCACTGATGAGGTCTACGGTTCGCTTAAGAAAAAAGATAAACCTTTTACCGAAAAATCCCCGCTAGACGCAAGCAGTACTTATTCGGCCAGCAAAGCCAGCGCCGACCTGCTGGTCAAAGCCTACGAAAAAACATTCGGATATGCCGCCATAATCACCCGCGGCACGAATAACTATGGCCCTTACCAATTTCCGGAAAAAGTCATTCCTCTCTTTATCTCTAACACATTAGAAAACAAGCAACTGCCCCTTTACGGAGACGGAAAAAATATCCGCGATTGGCTTTACGTTGAAGACCATTGCCGGGCAATCGATTGTGTCATGCGCCACGGCAAATTAGGCGAAATCTACAATATCGCGGGGCAATCGGGAAAAACCAACTTGGAAGTAACCAAAACCATCCTCCAGGCATTAAAAAAGCCAGAATCACTGATAACCTTTATCAAGGACAGGCCCGGCCATGACCGCCGTTATGCCCTTGATATCTCAAAGATAAAAAAACAACTGGGCTGGCAACCAAAATACAGGTTTGAAGATGGCATTAGGCAAACTATTAATTGGTACCTTAAGAATAAAGACTGGTGGAAACGAATTAAAACAGGCGAATATCTTAAATTCTATAAAGTGCATTACGGCAAACCATAG
- a CDS encoding PilT/PilU family type 4a pilus ATPase, whose amino-acid sequence MEKSPQEELKDIDKLFSSLAKNKGSDLHLKVGAKVIFRVTTVLHEVGNKVLSATDIKRIIYEIMTDSQKNIFEHNLNLDFAYDLEGVGRFRINIYQERGNVAVAARRVNTGIPSLNDLHLPPVIQEIASLKEGLIIVSGPTSSGKSTTLASMIQYINENRKCHIITIEDPIEYLFKDNKSFINQREIGIDVASFEDALKYVVRQNPDVILIGEIRDSKSVEAALMAAETGHLVLGTIHASNAAQTISRIIDLFPQERSNLIRQSITLNLKSIICQRLLPSSKKEIRIVPMAEVLVVNPTIQKLIQTKEDKLILEIMRGSKNEGMQDFNISLHNLIKNNLITDENALKFSHNPDQLKMLLKGISLTDEHKILG is encoded by the coding sequence ATGGAAAAATCTCCTCAAGAAGAACTAAAGGACATCGATAAGCTTTTTAGCTCTTTAGCTAAAAACAAAGGCTCTGACCTCCATCTCAAGGTCGGAGCTAAAGTTATATTTCGGGTTACCACTGTCTTGCATGAAGTTGGAAATAAAGTCCTTTCCGCAACAGATATTAAAAGAATTATTTACGAAATAATGACCGATTCCCAGAAAAATATTTTTGAGCACAATCTCAATCTTGATTTTGCTTATGATCTCGAGGGAGTTGGTCGATTCAGGATAAACATCTACCAAGAACGCGGTAATGTAGCAGTAGCCGCGCGCCGTGTTAACACAGGAATACCATCTTTAAATGACCTGCACTTACCGCCAGTTATACAAGAAATAGCGTCCTTAAAAGAAGGCTTGATTATTGTATCAGGACCAACCTCATCAGGAAAATCTACCACTTTAGCCTCAATGATTCAATACATTAATGAAAATAGGAAGTGCCATATAATTACGATTGAAGACCCTATTGAATATTTATTTAAAGATAATAAATCATTTATTAACCAACGTGAAATCGGTATAGACGTAGCATCCTTTGAAGACGCTTTAAAATATGTAGTCCGCCAAAACCCGGATGTCATACTCATTGGCGAAATACGTGATAGTAAAAGCGTAGAAGCTGCATTGATGGCTGCAGAAACTGGACATTTAGTACTAGGAACAATACATGCTTCTAATGCAGCCCAAACAATTTCCCGTATTATCGATTTATTCCCTCAAGAAAGAAGCAATCTTATTCGCCAAAGCATAACCCTAAATCTCAAATCAATCATATGTCAGCGTTTACTACCTTCGTCTAAAAAAGAAATTCGCATTGTCCCTATGGCAGAAGTATTGGTTGTTAATCCAACCATTCAAAAACTTATCCAAACCAAAGAAGATAAATTAATCCTTGAAATTATGCGCGGCTCTAAAAATGAGGGTATGCAAGATTTTAATATATCACTTCATAATCTAATAAAAAACAATCTTATTACTGATGAAAATGCCTTAAAATTCTCGCATAATCCCGATCAACTTAAAATGCTCCTCAAAGGTATTTCCCTAACTGATGAGCATAAAATACTCGGGTGA
- a CDS encoding glycosyltransferase family 9 protein — MRVAKKILVVKINMLGDMVTFLPMLNSLRKGMPDAEITLLTTSVGAELSAITRLVDNIWITSPGEARSIFWFTKLWLRIINKKFNISISSYDSSSFIGLVLYLSGIPVRIGYDCAKLAKMYNRLVHFSRDIHMIELNLNSIKELGLSCLRGRPVMNIPEDAKDMVDKILIKNGVNQRELIIGIHPGSRTAPRWSPEHFAKLADELIKNHHAKIICIGSISEKVIVDDIQSQMGRKIIDFTGQTTVAQLAYLISRLSILIGHSSGPTHLAYLMGTSTLSFWGVSLPQNWGPYWDKERHICLASDLDCLGCDKKECPKETLECMVSISVGKTLESIKQLLSK; from the coding sequence ATGCGAGTCGCTAAAAAAATTTTAGTGGTTAAAATTAACATGTTGGGGGATATGGTTACATTTTTGCCAATGCTTAATTCGCTTAGAAAAGGTATGCCGGATGCGGAAATTACGCTGTTAACTACTTCGGTTGGGGCAGAACTGAGTGCGATCACTAGATTAGTTGATAATATATGGATAACATCTCCGGGAGAGGCTAGATCTATTTTTTGGTTTACAAAGTTGTGGCTGCGGATTATAAATAAGAAGTTTAATATTTCAATCTCATCTTATGATAGTTCCTCATTTATTGGATTGGTTCTTTATTTGTCAGGCATACCGGTTCGTATTGGATATGACTGCGCTAAACTGGCTAAAATGTATAATAGATTGGTTCATTTCTCAAGGGATATTCATATGATTGAACTAAATCTTAATTCTATAAAAGAACTGGGCTTATCTTGTTTAAGAGGTCGCCCAGTTATGAATATACCCGAAGATGCTAAAGATATGGTAGATAAAATACTAATCAAAAATGGAGTAAATCAGAGAGAATTGATTATTGGAATACATCCGGGTTCTCGCACGGCACCACGTTGGTCACCAGAACATTTTGCTAAATTGGCAGACGAATTAATCAAAAACCATCATGCAAAAATTATTTGTATTGGCTCCATTAGTGAAAAAGTAATTGTTGATGATATTCAATCACAAATGGGGCGAAAAATAATTGATTTTACAGGCCAAACCACAGTTGCTCAGTTAGCGTATCTTATATCAAGGTTATCAATACTTATAGGGCACAGTAGTGGCCCTACGCACTTAGCCTATCTTATGGGAACTTCGACGTTATCCTTTTGGGGTGTGAGTCTACCTCAAAACTGGGGGCCTTACTGGGATAAAGAGCGCCATATTTGTTTAGCTAGCGATTTGGATTGTTTAGGTTGTGACAAAAAAGAATGTCCCAAGGAAACGTTGGAATGTATGGTCTCTATCAGTGTGGGGAAAACCTTAGAAAGCATTAAGCAGCTTCTGTCAAAATAA